From Streptomyces sp. Edi4, one genomic window encodes:
- a CDS encoding PIN domain-containing protein, with amino-acid sequence MTPSPAAPGGTLVLDSEGLAKAVLRDRTVTGWLALARADDLRVITSAATLVEVIHPRINRPALEWTLSRLVIEPVTEPIARHAAALLADAGLHGHKYAIDAMLVATALVAPGPVTVLTSDPEDLATLCRGRVTVIKI; translated from the coding sequence GTGACCCCCTCCCCCGCCGCCCCCGGCGGCACCCTGGTCCTCGACAGCGAAGGGCTGGCCAAGGCCGTTCTGCGTGACCGCACGGTCACTGGTTGGCTCGCCCTCGCCCGCGCCGATGACCTACGGGTGATCACCTCCGCGGCCACCCTCGTGGAAGTGATCCACCCACGGATCAATCGCCCAGCCCTTGAGTGGACGCTGTCCCGCCTCGTCATCGAACCGGTCACCGAGCCCATCGCCCGCCACGCCGCCGCCCTCCTCGCCGACGCCGGCCTACACGGCCACAAGTACGCCATCGACGCCATGCTTGTCGCCACGGCGCTGGTCGCCCCCGGACCCGTCACCGTCCTCACCTCTGACCCCGAGGACCTCGCCACGCTCTGCCGCGGGCGCGTTACCGTCATCAAGATCTGA
- a CDS encoding CopG family transcriptional regulator, which yields MSEPTGKYSITMPRDIAEAAKARGGPSGLSAYVAAAVARQIERDNLNELIAVAEAEHGPITDEETRALREQLHQAREQQTQGGANAA from the coding sequence ATGAGTGAGCCTACCGGCAAGTACTCGATCACCATGCCGCGCGACATCGCCGAAGCGGCCAAGGCTCGCGGCGGCCCATCCGGACTGTCCGCCTACGTCGCCGCAGCCGTCGCCCGCCAGATCGAGCGGGACAACCTCAACGAACTCATCGCGGTGGCAGAGGCCGAACACGGCCCCATCACCGACGAAGAGACCCGCGCTCTGCGCGAGCAACTCCACCAAGCCCGGGAGCAACAGACCCAAGGCGGGGCGAACGCCGCGTGA
- a CDS encoding response regulator → MSGASGRVLVVDDNKVIRQLIRVNLELEGFEVVTAADGAECLEVVHQVRPDVITLDVMMPRLDGLRTAARLRSDPRTSRLPVAIISACNQYEVETGLAAGVDAFLAKPFEPAELVRLVRQLAHREAPPSTDGSRAPGRAGSTRG, encoded by the coding sequence GTGTCAGGCGCGTCGGGCCGGGTTCTTGTTGTGGACGACAACAAGGTCATCCGGCAGCTGATCAGGGTCAACCTGGAGCTGGAGGGCTTCGAGGTCGTGACCGCGGCCGATGGTGCCGAGTGCCTGGAGGTCGTGCACCAGGTCCGCCCCGATGTGATCACCCTGGACGTGATGATGCCCCGGCTCGACGGGCTGCGGACGGCGGCGCGGTTGCGTTCCGATCCCCGGACGAGCCGGCTGCCCGTGGCGATCATCAGCGCCTGCAACCAGTACGAGGTGGAGACCGGGCTCGCGGCCGGGGTCGACGCCTTCCTCGCGAAGCCCTTCGAGCCCGCCGAGCTGGTGCGGCTCGTACGGCAGTTGGCACACCGGGAGGCTCCGCCGTCCACCGACGGCAGCAGGGCGCCGGGGCGGGCCGGCAGCACCCGAGGCTGA
- the nrtL gene encoding ArgS-related anticodon-binding protein NrtL gives MTPAELSLTVVRVVRSAVDEGAIAGVGELAPAVVKVERPRPGGRGDYASGVALKLAAVTGLEPRRVAETLRPRIAAQPGIALVEISGPGFLNITLDRAAQDDVVRQVRAAGARYGYGEALTGRSFAFPAVPEERARIVTEVVVRLLGAQGARARVVERGGESLPVVACPVPDLAGLVGGDAARWAMLRAARHDRPRTGTRELLAQRESNTLFRVRYAYSRSRALTRNAGELGFASEPGPAPEGAALLGLLGDHPAVLEGAARHRAPDRLARHLEAVADELLRFQHAVLPLGDEKPSAAHRCRLALAEAAGTVLAGGLTLLGVDAPEFL, from the coding sequence GTGACCCCCGCAGAGCTCTCCCTCACCGTCGTGCGCGTCGTGCGCAGCGCGGTGGACGAGGGTGCCATCGCGGGGGTGGGGGAGCTGGCGCCCGCCGTGGTCAAGGTGGAGCGGCCCCGGCCCGGGGGCCGGGGGGACTACGCCAGCGGGGTCGCACTCAAGCTCGCCGCCGTCACGGGGCTTGAGCCGCGCCGGGTCGCCGAGACACTGCGCCCGCGCATCGCCGCGCAGCCCGGTATCGCCCTCGTCGAGATCAGCGGGCCGGGGTTCCTCAACATCACCCTGGACCGCGCCGCCCAGGACGACGTCGTACGGCAGGTCCGGGCGGCCGGCGCGCGGTACGGGTACGGGGAGGCGCTGACCGGCCGGAGCTTCGCGTTCCCGGCCGTCCCCGAGGAGCGGGCGCGGATCGTCACCGAGGTGGTCGTGCGGTTGCTCGGCGCCCAGGGGGCCCGCGCGCGGGTCGTGGAGCGCGGCGGGGAGAGTCTGCCCGTCGTCGCCTGTCCCGTGCCGGACCTTGCCGGGCTCGTCGGGGGCGACGCCGCCCGCTGGGCGATGCTGCGGGCCGCCCGGCACGACCGGCCGCGTACCGGCACGCGGGAACTGCTCGCCCAGCGCGAGAGCAACACCCTGTTCCGGGTGCGGTACGCGTACTCCCGCTCCCGCGCCCTCACGCGCAACGCCGGTGAGCTGGGATTCGCCTCGGAGCCAGGACCCGCGCCCGAGGGGGCGGCGCTGCTCGGGCTCCTCGGAGACCACCCGGCGGTGCTCGAAGGCGCCGCCCGGCACCGGGCTCCCGACCGGCTCGCGCGGCACCTCGAAGCCGTCGCCGACGAACTGCTGCGGTTCCAGCACGCGGTGCTGCCGCTGGGTGACGAGAAACCCTCGGCCGCCCACCGCTGCCGGCTCGCCCTCGCCGAGGCCGCCGGGACGGTGCTGGCCGGCGGCCTGACCCTGCTCGGCGTCGACGCTCCGGAATTTCTGTGA
- the lysA gene encoding diaminopimelate decarboxylase translates to MSRSAHPAGPRHADVLTEGHYSAPPADLNVLDPKIWSSTVGRDADGRLTVGGLQVTRLAEEFGTPAYVLDETDFRERCRAWADAFGREADVFYAGKAFLSRAVVRWLREEGLNLDVCSGTELATALDAGMPAERIAFHGNNKSEAEIRRAIEAGVGRIVLDSFQEIVRVAHIARELGTVQKAFIRVTVGVEAHTHEFIATAHEDQKFGIALADGLAAEAVRRALKLDGLELVGVHSHIGSQIFDMAGFEVSARRIVQLLAEVRDEHGVELPEIDLGGGLGIAYTSDDDPCEPHEIAKALTEIVTRECDAAGLRVPRISVEPGRAIVGPTAFTLYEVGTIKPLEGLRTYVSVDGGMSDNIRTALYDAEYSVSLVSRTSTAEPMLVRVVGKHCESGDIVVRDAFLPADLAPGDLIAVPATGAYCRSMASNYNHALRPPVVSVSEGSARVIVRRETEEDLLRLDVG, encoded by the coding sequence ATGAGCCGATCCGCGCACCCCGCCGGCCCCCGCCACGCCGACGTGCTGACCGAAGGGCACTACTCCGCGCCGCCCGCCGACCTCAACGTCCTCGACCCGAAGATCTGGTCGAGCACCGTCGGCCGTGACGCGGACGGCCGGCTCACCGTCGGCGGGCTCCAAGTGACGCGTCTGGCCGAGGAGTTCGGGACGCCGGCGTACGTCCTGGACGAGACCGACTTCCGGGAGCGCTGCCGGGCCTGGGCCGACGCCTTCGGGCGCGAGGCGGACGTGTTCTACGCCGGCAAGGCCTTCCTCTCCAGGGCCGTGGTGCGCTGGCTGCGCGAGGAAGGGCTCAACCTCGACGTGTGCTCCGGCACCGAGCTCGCCACCGCGCTGGACGCGGGGATGCCCGCCGAGCGCATCGCCTTCCACGGCAACAACAAGAGCGAGGCCGAGATCCGGCGGGCCATCGAGGCGGGCGTGGGCCGGATCGTGCTCGATTCCTTCCAGGAGATCGTGCGGGTCGCGCACATCGCGCGGGAGCTGGGCACCGTCCAGAAGGCGTTCATCCGGGTCACCGTGGGCGTCGAGGCCCACACCCACGAGTTCATCGCCACCGCGCACGAGGACCAGAAGTTCGGCATCGCGCTCGCCGACGGCCTGGCCGCCGAGGCCGTGCGCCGCGCCCTCAAGCTCGACGGGCTCGAACTGGTCGGCGTCCACTCCCACATCGGCTCGCAGATCTTCGACATGGCGGGTTTCGAGGTGTCCGCGCGACGCATCGTGCAGCTGCTGGCCGAGGTGCGCGACGAGCACGGCGTCGAACTGCCCGAGATCGACCTGGGCGGCGGCCTCGGCATCGCGTACACCTCCGACGACGACCCGTGCGAGCCGCACGAGATCGCCAAGGCGCTGACCGAGATCGTCACGCGCGAGTGCGACGCCGCAGGGCTGCGCGTGCCCCGCATCTCCGTCGAGCCCGGCCGCGCGATCGTCGGGCCGACCGCCTTCACGCTGTACGAGGTCGGCACGATCAAGCCGCTCGAAGGGCTGCGGACGTATGTGAGCGTGGACGGCGGCATGTCCGACAACATCCGCACCGCGCTGTACGACGCCGAGTACTCCGTCTCGCTCGTCTCGCGCACCTCCACCGCCGAGCCGATGCTGGTCCGGGTGGTCGGCAAGCACTGCGAGAGCGGTGACATCGTGGTGCGCGACGCGTTCCTGCCCGCCGATCTCGCGCCGGGCGACCTGATCGCGGTGCCGGCGACCGGCGCGTACTGCCGTTCCATGGCAAGCAATTACAACCACGCCCTGCGCCCGCCGGTCGTCTCGGTGAGCGAGGGATCGGCGCGGGTGATCGTCCGGCGTGAGACGGAGGAAGATCTCCTGCGTCTCGACGTCGGGTAA
- a CDS encoding homoserine dehydrogenase, which produces MMRTRPLKVALLGCGVVGSEVARIMTTHADDLAARIGAPVELAGVAVRRPSKVREGIDPALVTTDATALVKRGDIDVVVEVIGGIEPARALITTAFEHGASVVSANKALLAQDGAALHAAAVEHGRDLYYEAAVAGAIPLIRPLRESLAGDKVNRVLGIVNGTTNFILDKMDSTGAGYQEALDEATALGYAEADPTADVEGFDAAAKAAILAGIAFHTRVRLDDVYREGMTEVTAADFASAKAMGCTIKLLAICERAADGGSVTARVHPAMIPLDHPLASVRGAYNAVFVEAEAAGQLMFYGPGAGGSPTASAVLGDLVAVCRNKLAGATGPGESAYTRLPVSSMGEVVTRYHISLDVADKPGVLAQVATVFAEHGVSIDTVRQQSRNSGGGDAVGVQEGGEASLVVVTHRAADAALTGTVEALRKLDTVRGVASIMRVEGE; this is translated from the coding sequence ATGATGCGTACGCGTCCGCTGAAGGTGGCGCTGCTGGGCTGTGGAGTGGTCGGCTCAGAGGTGGCGCGCATCATGACGACGCACGCCGACGACCTCGCGGCGCGCATCGGCGCCCCGGTCGAGCTCGCCGGCGTCGCCGTGCGCCGGCCCTCCAAGGTGCGCGAGGGCATCGACCCCGCCCTGGTCACCACCGACGCCACGGCCCTGGTCAAACGCGGCGACATCGACGTGGTCGTCGAGGTCATCGGCGGCATCGAGCCCGCCAGGGCGCTCATCACCACCGCCTTCGAGCACGGCGCGTCCGTCGTCTCCGCCAACAAGGCGCTGCTCGCCCAGGACGGCGCGGCGCTGCACGCGGCCGCCGTCGAGCACGGCCGCGACCTGTACTACGAGGCCGCCGTCGCCGGCGCGATCCCGCTGATCCGGCCGCTGCGCGAGTCCCTTGCCGGTGACAAGGTCAACCGGGTGCTGGGCATCGTCAACGGCACGACCAACTTCATCCTCGACAAGATGGACTCGACGGGCGCCGGCTACCAGGAGGCCCTGGACGAGGCCACCGCGCTCGGCTACGCCGAGGCAGACCCGACCGCCGACGTCGAGGGCTTCGACGCCGCCGCCAAGGCCGCCATCCTCGCCGGCATCGCCTTCCACACCCGCGTCCGCCTCGACGACGTCTACCGCGAGGGCATGACCGAGGTGACCGCCGCCGACTTCGCGTCGGCCAAGGCCATGGGCTGCACCATCAAGCTGCTCGCCATCTGCGAGCGCGCCGCCGACGGCGGTTCTGTCACCGCCCGCGTCCACCCGGCGATGATCCCGCTCGACCATCCGCTGGCTTCCGTGCGGGGCGCCTACAACGCGGTGTTCGTCGAGGCCGAGGCCGCCGGCCAGCTGATGTTCTACGGGCCGGGCGCCGGCGGATCCCCGACGGCGTCGGCGGTACTCGGCGACCTGGTCGCGGTCTGCCGCAACAAACTCGCCGGGGCCACCGGGCCCGGCGAGTCGGCGTACACGCGGCTGCCCGTGAGCTCCATGGGCGAGGTCGTGACCCGCTACCACATCAGCCTCGACGTGGCCGACAAGCCGGGTGTGCTGGCCCAGGTGGCGACGGTCTTCGCCGAGCACGGCGTGTCCATCGACACCGTGCGCCAGCAGAGCCGCAATTCCGGCGGCGGCGACGCGGTCGGCGTCCAGGAGGGCGGAGAGGCCTCCCTCGTCGTCGTCACCCACCGCGCGGCGGACGCGGCCCTCACCGGGACCGTGGAAGCGCTGCGCAAGCTCGACACCGTGCGTGGTGTCGCCAGCATCATGCGTGTTGAAGGGGAGTAA